Within the Gossypium raimondii isolate GPD5lz chromosome 12, ASM2569854v1, whole genome shotgun sequence genome, the region ttcatataatacaTTATACTAGGTACTATCACATACAATACATCATACATCTATTCGCCAAATTCTCAATCATATAATAGTTAACAACCACACTTGCAACATTATATGCATACAAAGTTCGCTCAACCTCCATGTTCATTTGCAATCATGGTTATAGACACAACGCAGAGCAAACACAAATGTGGTTTAAGCAAGCAACACACATCAGCAATCACCCAAAAGGTCGAGTACAAAAACTCACATTGCTTCATTTGTCCTCGATAACTTAGCTTATCTAAACGCCTAAGCCTCCTTTATCCTATCAGCTAAGCATAACAATCATTTATCGATTAACTCAAAGGTATTCAAATATTAAGACCCATAGTTATACAGAAACTTTTTCAAGAACTCTTACTCTCTTTCCCTCTAATTTATGAGTACAGAGAGGCTTGGGGCTTACCAACTTATCGAATTCTTGGCTTCCCAAACTTCAAATCCCACATTTACCACATCATGCAGAGATTTCTTGAACCTTCTCTTATTTTTCAAAGCAACCGAAGAAGACTTTACAGGCTAGAAAGAGATTACTAGCTAGCTTTCGAAGAATTCTTTCTTCTCCACACACATTGTTAAAGTTGCACTGTCTCCTTAGGCTATTTTAGCCAATCACTGTTAATTATTTTGTCTCCCACTAGGGGGATTGTCGATTCCAAACTAACTAAACCAGAATTGAGATCCAACTGACCACAATTCAGccaccaaaattttgaatttcctcGGTGTAGCCAACAATTTGccaacttattcaatttaatcctaactttTCTTAATATTTAGGACCAAAAGATAACCGGGTGTGACAATAACTATCtcagaatattaaaaaatatattatcttgACATTAGACTCAAGCCCATGTGCCCCAAAAATGGAATCAAATAACTAGTAATTTGTATAACTGttatggaaaattaaaaatatattattgtaaTACCAGACTCAAGCCCATGTGCtccgaaaataaaataaaataaaataattagtaattttttataattattttgaaaaattaaaaagacgTTGTAGCATTAGACTGAATCCCTAAGTGCCTCAAAAATGAAATCAAGTAACTAATAATCTTATAACTAGtctagaaaattaaaaatattttttagcaCCAAACTCAATCGCAAGTGACCCAAGTGTCAATCTTTCGACCACAATAAATACACAAAACCCTATGGGTAAACCCACTTATTTAGTATACTAGGTTAAAATTTActcataatttgatatttatatatatttttttatattgtgtTTCTCTTTATAACGTGAGATTACTAGCATTGTAAACTACTAAAACTCACTTATTTGTTGGCGTGATACATTTGGCACGACATTAATCTCTACTTAACTtagaaaaatatcaataatgtttataataatatatattttatggcAAGTGGTGGTCAATTACAGGTGTTGACTGGGAGAAATTAATTTGCTAGTGCTACTAATCTAAAATTACCATTAATCGCCATAAGTGATTTCAACAACTTTTGGGAGTGATTTTGTTGGGAGGAGCTATCTCAACTAATTTTGGAGATTGAGAGTTGATTCATGCTCATCACATCAATTGTCGTTGCAAGGTTTGATTGGCGACAGAGTCAATCAATTCACCTCGTTTAGGACCAAATGGAGATGCGATGGTGGCAACTAGAGTATATAGGCTTTTAGTAATGATAGCCTAATATATTTAAGCTACCATAGGGCATGAGGATGTGACTTGTAGGCCTCCTGACGAGACTTAATAATATCTTATGTGTATAAGAAATCTCttactttaatttctaatgtaaatttttaaaaatttttaatgtaatttaatctatatatatttataataatgcTATTGGttagtccaaatagttaattttgataaatatttgattaaattattgacgtgaatttttcttaaataaatactATTCTAACAAAAAACATTTCAATATGTTGAGctagaataaataatttaaaaaacctATGTCAGCTACCAAAATTGTTAAGGGATCTAATTATTTGGACTAACTAAAAACATGATTAATTTTCgcctttttaataattatagcACAATGGTAAATTTGCAGCTTCAATCTACTATGCTTGTATTTGGGATTTAGCctttatgttttaatctttgtaacacacaaaaaaatgtttttgtaTGATAAGGTGGGATGGgcatttttaaaaacatttcaattttagtgttttatataaaataattaagaatataaacTATTATGTAGAAAAATCGAATTATGTAAAGATGGATAATAAATCCTAAAGTTGAACCTAGTACAGATGCattaaccaaaaattcaccTCACAATCATTTgtgatttgatttaataaaaaacactttttaaaagataaatttaatataaataaattggtgTAAGTTTTTATCAATTGATCGGAAATGAAGCAAGGAtagtttataatgtttttaatttaataacatataatttaaattgatttgtaataatttatcaatttacaaTATTAAATCTCACCATAATTGTAAGTGTTACAGGACTAGAACTTTCGTCTTGCagtccgtgcggccttaggtgaTTTTTTCgcttcaaatatatttaaattagtctAACTCTTGAAAATGAGAATTCTCACACTCTAAggcattgaaaataaaatggaaacaaCTTGAAGACAAAGAAAgctcaaaagaacaaaacaatCACAGAAAAACAAAAGTATGTCAagtgttttaataaatgttatCAGTATATTCGTTAACTCAAAAAATATGATACAatggatgattacaaatgaggaaAATGacttctatttatagttgagttcCCCCAAATTCAATGGTACACCTAACTTTACATCGACGGACAAGATCGAAACATATCTACAATTAAGAGATTTAAATAATTctcaaaattacataattaaatcttatcattttacaaatcttttaatattatatttccTATTTACCAAAGTAGCCCTAATTTTTCATAAGTACCTCGTCGGGCCACTAATGCTTAAAGTAGATGAGTTTTGTCAATTATTCTTCGAATCGGATTAGCTCAAGTGAGTCAAATGAGCCTGGTTTAATATATTGACATTCACGAGACGTTATTTGTGTAATGGTTACAAGCTTTAAATGCGAATTGTAAAATAAGCGggtaataaaaatacaataaattcataaatataatacaaatataaaacattttactacaaaataaaattaaattaatacaaagtAGAAAAAAATTGGATAAGCGGGAGCGATAATAATGTATTGGGAAATTGGGATGATTTTATATCGCATACCTCATTCCCTCCAAATCCCTCTCAAGTTTCCCTCCGAATAGTCAAATAAATGCTCCTCCGTTTTGGTTCCTCACTCAGCTCCTTAAAACTACATCTATATCCCCATCCCCATCCCCATCTCATATCAATGGCCGCCAAAACAATAACTGATTTCTTTAACCCAAACCCAGCCCCAGCCAAGCGGCGGAAACTCTCCACTTCGTCCGATCATCAACCATTTTCCTCTCTCACACCCGACCAAAAATCTCGGATTGAATTAAACAAATGCCTTGCCATCTCAAAACGCAATCTCAAACTCTGTTCCCAAAAGGTTGAAGGATCAGGTTATGTTAAGCTGGAGGAGCTTTTGGTGGAGGACACCTGGCTTCAGGTCTTACCCGGAGAGTTTCAGAAGCCTTACGCCCTCAACTTGTGCAAATTTGTGGAGGCCGAGTTATCCAGTGGCGCCGTCCCTATTTTTCCTCCTCGGCACTTAATTTTCAATGCTCTCAATTCTACTCCGTTTCACAGGGTCAAAGTAGTTATCATTGGTCAGGTAAAATTCCATAGCTTCATGTATGCCATCTTTAAATTTACACTCCATCAACGGGAGACTTGACATTGCAGTTGGTAAAACGTCGAAAATAGAGCACCATTTTGTTTACTTATGAGCGTATGGATTTACCCATGTTACTCGAGTTTGGGCGTGTCCACATgagtttaattttaagaaaaaaaaatgtatttggAGACTTCTTGGAGGATTAAATCCTTACACGCTCTAATATGTATTGGATACCAATGTTTGGTAGGGTTTTGTATTAAGGAATCAAGAGTTTGAAGTAACATAGATTTTTTACTGATTTCAGGACCCATATCATGGACCTGGTCAAGCAATGGGGCTTTCATTTTCAGTGCCAGAGGGAGTAAAGATTCCCTCAAGCCTGGCGAATATATTTAAGGAACTCAAGCAAGATCTTGGCTGTTCAATTCCACTTCATGGGAATCTACACAAATGGGCTGTTCAGGTGAAAATTGTATACTTTATATTAAAATGCACTGATAATTGAACccataaatgaagaaaatatggaTTTCTTCTTATAGTATCTTCTTCTctaattgtttatatatattgtagGGTGTTCTTTTGCTTAACACGGTTCTCACTGGTAATTTTCTTACCCATATTTCAGGTtgtagtattatttttatgtgaGATTACGATGGATTCTTATGACTTTGGTCATGGAAATATGTACACTGCATTCATGACAAAGATGATTATGGCAATGGTATGGTGAAACATCATTTTACTGTAAACACCATAGGAGCTAAAAAGAGAACTATTTAGCAACTGCAAATTGTAATAGCTAGTTTATAAAAGAAGCAAGATAAACCTTTTAGGAGAAGTCTGCATGATTCACCCTTTCAAATTAGATCCAGGTACCAGTTTATCAAAGTGTTGTCTCTTTAGGGATTTGAACAGGTTGTGAAGATTAACATAGTTACCTTGCTTGTTCATATAACAAAGTCATGGTCATGTTATACAAATCTTAACTTAGGGAATGTTTTGCTACCTCTTGGCATCATCTCCTTTGGAGATTGTTAAGTGGTTTAATATTGCATCTCTTAAATATTGGATTTTCTGTGATATAAATTAAAGTTGGCCTTCCACTTATTGCTAATTGGTTTTAGATCGGGTGCTTAACATGGTATCAAAGTCAAAGCTTTGTTATGTTATTGATCCAATGTGGTAGACGACCCTTTGTAAGGTTGTCCTCGTGTGTGTTATGTGAGCTACTCGTGAAAAGGAATGTTGAGTGGTGTTATACCACATATGTTAAATATTGGGTTTCCCAAGATCGACAATTGGATGCTTAACTGAGATGAAGCTGTCCATCTCTTTTTCTAATCTATAGcattctttgttttttgttttcattcttGATATTTAGTAAGGAAGCAGCAAGCTAATTCTCATGCAAAGAAAGGGTGGGAGCAATTTACTGATGCTGTTATTAAGACTATCTCACAAAAGAAGGAAGGTGTTGTTTTTCTTCTATGGGGGAACTCTGCTCAAGTAAAATCCAAGTGCGTCTTTGTTTCAATCCTATTCCTTCCCTTTCCACACTTccttttatatttgtaaattctgggaattttttttcttgcagaAGTTAAATTCTGCTCTTCAGCTCATTTTGAAAGAATAATTCCTTTCAATATCTTATCTACATTTAGCGTCTTGCATGCACTTGCCATTTTAGGGCAGTATGCTAGTTTTAGTACAACTAAACATGGGTGTGGGTTATGCTATTCAAATCCGGGTATGAGTGTTAAATATGGTTGTTGAGCATgaatatttcaagaaaaagaagTTGGAGCAACATTGGTTGAAAATAGTTGAAATCTAAGATATTTGTTATTCTATATGTTCTTGCTCTATGTATCCTGCTATGTTGGTATGTTTAAGAGTGCACTGCAATGTCAGGTATAAAATGTGCACTGTTccaataggaaaactaaaacgTTCACCATTATAATATTGGCAAACTTGGTTGAGACTTATCTTAATCTATCACAGACTGATTGATCAGACAAAGCATCACATTCTCAAGGCAGCTCATCCTTCTGGTTTGTCTGCAAATAGAGGCTTCTTTGGTTGCAGGTTAGTACGGGTCAAAACAAGTTCACTTTGTGATATGCACATAGAGTCTGCTGGCTTTGTTATAAATAATTCAGTTTTTGGATTCCAAGGTATTGGTTGGTTTATTATTGGATTTTATGGTTACAACAATGGGCCAATTGAACTTGGTATTAAATAGGCTTGGGTAAGAGTGTTGGACATGAGTATGTTCCGACACAGGTATATATACTTTCTTTTTTCAagatttccatgtatttggaggatcCTTGAAAGATCATATTTCTGTATCATTGTCCTGGATATGCGTTGGACATGGACATTGAACATGTGtacttgaagaaaaatgaaacgtTGGAGCAACCCAGATAAATAGTAGGCACGTACAAAACTGAACAGTGATTATTGTTCTCccttttgaatttgtttttacaggctatataaaaatatcacttATCAATGACTAGGGTTAAGTCCCCATCTTTTTATCTAATTATCCATATTTTTTAAACAGGCATTTCTCTTGCACAAATCAGCTTTTGGAGCAAATGGGAACTGCCCCTATAGATTGGCAACTTTGATTTCTGACTGACCTTTTCTGCAGACATTTTGTGTGCAAACTAATCTATAGCCTTCTACTTGA harbors:
- the LOC105764381 gene encoding uracil-DNA glycosylase, mitochondrial — encoded protein: MLLRFGSSLSSLKLHLYPHPHPHLISMAAKTITDFFNPNPAPAKRRKLSTSSDHQPFSSLTPDQKSRIELNKCLAISKRNLKLCSQKVEGSGYVKLEELLVEDTWLQVLPGEFQKPYALNLCKFVEAELSSGAVPIFPPRHLIFNALNSTPFHRVKVVIIGQDPYHGPGQAMGLSFSVPEGVKIPSSLANIFKELKQDLGCSIPLHGNLHKWAVQGVLLLNTVLTVRKQQANSHAKKGWEQFTDAVIKTISQKKEGVVFLLWGNSAQVKSKLIDQTKHHILKAAHPSGLSANRGFFGCRHFSCTNQLLEQMGTAPIDWQL